A region from the Desulfomarina profundi genome encodes:
- a CDS encoding 4Fe-4S dicluster domain-containing protein → MSSPKKNEKQTVIQDVLEKPSSRRSFLKGASIAMAAGSAALATGCMATGDTTTSEEMKLRWQEYFKKHYRLMTAEEKKETVKRLERLAKIQNDLDVQIGTDPPIENVLYGYAFNISRCEGFMECVAACVKENNLDRKTNTQYIRIFEMEPGKLDPSTGDGQFYHKVPVENKFYMGVQCFHCENAPCIKACPTKATWREPDGIVVVDYNWCIGCRYCQAACPYFGRRFNWSQGEVPKEELTTKQHYLGNRRRPKGKMEKCTFCIQRTRKGRLPACVEACPTGSRVFGNLLDPESEIRFVLEHKKVFRMKENIGTEPKFWYFID, encoded by the coding sequence ATGAGTTCACCCAAAAAAAATGAAAAACAGACAGTAATTCAAGATGTTCTGGAAAAACCGAGCAGCAGGCGATCTTTTCTGAAAGGTGCTTCCATCGCCATGGCTGCGGGCAGCGCTGCTCTGGCTACCGGCTGCATGGCTACCGGAGACACCACCACCTCGGAAGAAATGAAACTGCGCTGGCAGGAGTATTTTAAAAAACATTACCGGCTGATGACCGCAGAGGAGAAAAAGGAGACGGTAAAACGACTGGAGAGGTTGGCAAAAATCCAGAACGATCTGGATGTCCAGATCGGCACTGACCCACCGATAGAAAACGTTCTCTACGGTTACGCTTTCAATATCTCCCGCTGTGAAGGATTTATGGAATGTGTCGCCGCCTGTGTAAAAGAAAACAACCTGGATCGAAAGACCAATACCCAGTATATCCGGATCTTTGAAATGGAACCGGGCAAGCTAGACCCCAGTACCGGAGATGGGCAGTTCTACCATAAGGTACCGGTGGAAAACAAATTCTACATGGGAGTTCAGTGTTTCCATTGTGAAAATGCGCCATGTATCAAGGCCTGCCCCACCAAGGCAACCTGGAGGGAACCTGACGGTATTGTTGTGGTGGATTATAACTGGTGTATAGGCTGCCGTTACTGCCAGGCCGCCTGCCCTTACTTCGGACGACGTTTCAACTGGAGCCAGGGAGAAGTACCGAAAGAAGAACTCACCACGAAACAGCACTACCTCGGCAACCGCAGAAGACCAAAGGGAAAGATGGAAAAATGTACCTTCTGCATCCAGCGAACCCGCAAAGGCCGCCTTCCGGCCTGCGTGGAAGCCTGCCCCACCGGATCACGGGTGTTCGGCAACCTGCTTGACCCGGAGAGCGAGATCCGTTTCGTCCTTGAACACAAAAAGGTTTTCAGGATGAAAGAGAACATCGGAACTGAACCGAAATTCTGGTATTTCATTGATTAA
- a CDS encoding molybdopterin-dependent oxidoreductase, with the protein MKLNRRRFLKYAAASSAVATAGALFPGASFGSWQKLKNNSGIISWQKAPCRFCGTGCGVLIGVSDGRAVAVKGDPNCSVNKGLCCMKGYHSVQALYAKDRITTAKIRKNGEMVEVPIKEALDLIADKIKKTMEKHGKDSVAIYGSGQWTIPDGYVASKLFKGCLGTNNVEANARLCMASAVTGFMTSFGIDEPMGCYEDMDHANVFITWGNNMAEMHPVLFSRMLANRKRRNNVTIIDFATRSTRTSQAADKSILFRPQTDLAVANAICYEIIKNDWVNWDFVNEHVSFHKGKTNIGYGTQDHFAFKDKAESIDFEEYKRFLEDYTPEKVEKISGVSAKNIKYMAALYGDPDLKVTSFWCMGMNQHTRGTWINNLVYNIHLLVGKISTPGNSPFSLTGQPSACGTVREVGTLTHKLPHGVVMNEHHRKMAAEIWDVPLENIDPKPTYHTVEMFRALDRGDIKFIWIQVTNPMVTMPNLRRYRDGALKDDRFVVVSDVYPTPTTDVADVILPAAMWVEQEGMFGNSERRTQHFAEIVKPPGEAMSDTWQIIEVARRLGFEKQFPWSQDEYIGKIWEEYRKFHAGPKHEMAPYTVLKKRSGVQWPFVDGKETRWRFNAKYDPACTNGKDFDFYGKKNHRAWIWARPYEPAAEFPDGEYNFWLNTGRVIEHWHTGSMTRRIPVLHNAVPHSYVEINPEDAAELGVVNGEMVKIISRRGEVTMPASIRGRGVPPRGMVFVPFFDESYLINEVTLDAFCPISKQPDYKKCAVRLEKA; encoded by the coding sequence GTGAAACTCAACAGACGAAGGTTTTTGAAGTATGCGGCCGCAAGCAGCGCGGTTGCCACAGCCGGAGCACTTTTTCCCGGCGCCAGTTTCGGCAGCTGGCAGAAGTTGAAAAACAATTCCGGTATAATCTCCTGGCAGAAAGCACCCTGTCGCTTCTGCGGTACCGGTTGCGGTGTCCTGATAGGTGTCTCGGACGGCAGGGCCGTCGCCGTGAAAGGCGACCCCAACTGCAGTGTCAATAAAGGCCTGTGCTGCATGAAAGGATACCATTCCGTTCAGGCACTCTACGCCAAAGATCGTATCACCACTGCCAAGATTCGAAAAAATGGAGAGATGGTCGAAGTTCCCATCAAGGAGGCCCTTGATCTCATCGCAGATAAGATCAAGAAAACCATGGAGAAACATGGCAAGGATTCGGTTGCCATTTACGGTTCAGGTCAGTGGACTATTCCCGATGGTTATGTTGCCTCAAAACTGTTCAAAGGCTGTCTCGGTACCAATAATGTGGAGGCCAACGCCAGATTATGTATGGCCAGTGCCGTTACCGGTTTCATGACTTCTTTCGGTATCGATGAACCCATGGGCTGCTACGAGGATATGGATCATGCCAATGTTTTCATCACCTGGGGCAACAACATGGCCGAGATGCACCCGGTGCTCTTCTCCCGTATGCTGGCAAACCGAAAACGAAGAAACAATGTAACCATTATTGACTTTGCCACCCGCTCGACACGAACCAGCCAGGCAGCCGATAAATCAATTCTCTTCCGGCCCCAGACCGACTTGGCCGTTGCCAACGCCATCTGTTACGAAATTATTAAAAATGACTGGGTAAACTGGGATTTCGTAAACGAGCATGTCTCCTTTCATAAGGGTAAAACCAATATCGGTTATGGAACCCAGGATCATTTCGCGTTCAAGGACAAAGCCGAATCAATTGATTTTGAAGAGTATAAACGTTTCCTGGAAGATTACACTCCTGAAAAGGTGGAAAAAATATCAGGCGTTTCCGCAAAAAATATCAAGTACATGGCAGCCCTTTACGGGGATCCAGACCTGAAAGTCACCTCTTTCTGGTGCATGGGAATGAACCAGCATACCAGGGGAACATGGATCAATAACCTGGTCTACAATATCCACCTGCTGGTCGGGAAAATATCTACTCCCGGTAACAGCCCATTCTCTCTCACCGGACAGCCAAGTGCCTGCGGTACCGTCCGTGAAGTTGGAACCCTGACCCATAAATTACCCCACGGGGTAGTTATGAATGAACATCACCGCAAAATGGCGGCGGAAATATGGGATGTTCCCCTTGAAAACATCGATCCCAAACCCACTTATCACACTGTGGAGATGTTCCGTGCTCTTGATCGGGGCGATATAAAGTTTATCTGGATCCAGGTGACAAACCCAATGGTCACCATGCCAAACCTGCGCCGCTACCGTGACGGTGCCCTGAAAGATGACCGCTTTGTCGTCGTCTCGGATGTATACCCGACCCCCACCACTGATGTGGCCGATGTCATCCTGCCGGCCGCCATGTGGGTGGAACAGGAAGGAATGTTTGGGAACTCGGAGCGCCGAACCCAGCATTTTGCCGAAATCGTCAAACCTCCTGGAGAAGCCATGTCCGATACCTGGCAGATCATCGAGGTGGCAAGGCGACTCGGTTTTGAAAAACAGTTCCCCTGGAGCCAGGATGAATACATCGGTAAAATCTGGGAAGAATACAGAAAATTTCATGCCGGACCAAAACATGAAATGGCCCCGTATACCGTCCTGAAAAAACGCTCCGGTGTCCAGTGGCCATTTGTCGACGGCAAGGAAACCCGATGGCGCTTTAACGCGAAATATGATCCTGCCTGCACCAACGGCAAGGATTTCGATTTTTACGGCAAGAAAAACCACAGGGCCTGGATCTGGGCCCGTCCTTATGAGCCGGCTGCTGAATTTCCGGACGGTGAATATAATTTCTGGCTCAATACCGGACGAGTCATCGAGCATTGGCATACGGGATCCATGACCAGGAGAATCCCCGTCCTCCACAATGCTGTTCCCCATTCCTATGTGGAAATCAACCCGGAAGATGCCGCCGAACTTGGAGTTGTCAATGGTGAAATGGTAAAAATTATCTCCCGCAGAGGTGAAGTTACAATGCCCGCATCCATCCGGGGTCGTGGGGTTCCTCCCCGGGGTATGGTGTTTGTACCGTTCTTTGATGAAAGTTATCTGATCAACGAAGTAACACTTGATGCCTTCTGCCCGATTTCCAAGCAGCCAGACTATAAAAAATGTGCGGTAAGACTGGAGAAAGCATGA
- a CDS encoding cache domain-containing protein, producing the protein MFRKLFLFFILFGLISTLNFSVAFAANATREECVAKVQAAVKLAQEKGEEAALAQVADPNGPFVWKDSYVFATSADQAVTRAHPIKPKLVGKNLLHVKDVNGVLIFSEISRVASSASGKGWVDYMWPKPGEKKPSQKHTYIEKVPGTNLAFGAGYYD; encoded by the coding sequence ATGTTCAGAAAATTATTTTTGTTTTTTATTCTTTTCGGGTTGATTTCCACATTGAATTTTTCAGTTGCTTTTGCCGCAAATGCAACCAGAGAAGAGTGTGTGGCTAAAGTTCAGGCTGCTGTCAAACTGGCACAGGAGAAGGGGGAAGAGGCTGCACTGGCACAGGTTGCAGATCCAAATGGCCCGTTTGTCTGGAAAGATTCGTATGTATTTGCTACCTCGGCTGACCAAGCTGTTACCAGAGCCCATCCGATTAAACCCAAACTGGTTGGAAAAAACCTTCTCCATGTGAAGGATGTCAATGGTGTCCTGATATTTTCCGAGATTTCCCGTGTTGCCAGCTCAGCTTCAGGAAAGGGCTGGGTAGACTATATGTGGCCGAAACCTGGAGAGAAAAAGCCATCTCAGAAACATACATATATCGAAAAGGTTCCGGGAACAAATCTGGCCTTTGGAGCAGGATATTACGATTGA
- a CDS encoding methyl-accepting chemotaxis protein, with product MKKTILTIKSKIILLAAVGIFGLLFISVINYIIDTAKVRDYRVMDLSREIVQVILNEVLIINTSSTTDPKVDAFQKEHSHAGELIAEIRALSKGEKIDAILRRMETAEKKLAAVDKAFIETNKIIANHKNHILQEVSTVAEAVLKILGSINEKETELAMEGDLLLPATMVLRDEVKNVLNTVNERTIAIQSLFLVNDGKKFKEDIRKSREKTTRFSKNVETVISAKINADYQKIWTQIVESFKKIKKMEDAVFVEWQKNQALNGDLLTISSEAQQAAQGILTLVKGNIAENTKTANFTVLVTVFAVLVLLVGLSIVIVRTTIGPIKNVVSRLKEIAEGDGDLTKRLDAVSRDELGALATAFNTFVEKIQKTITDVTGTAARLHQSSGTLTTIAGQLAQGVEQTSGKAETVAVASEEVSANMGSVAAAMEEASTNVSLVATATDEMTTSINEIAKNTESANSITNEAVTQTAACSEQVLTLGDAADEIGNVLETITEISEQVNLLALNATIEAARAGEAGKGFAVVANEIKELAKQTSDATMEIKTKVEGIQQSTQGTVKGIESISSTINRVHEIVAVISTSVEEQLATTNEISENISQASTGIVEVNENVAQSATVVSSIASDIGEVNVAAHKMADNSDEVNKNGRDMRKLAEELNDLVTTFKV from the coding sequence ATGAAAAAGACTATATTGACTATTAAAAGTAAAATAATACTGTTGGCGGCAGTCGGAATATTTGGTCTGCTGTTTATTTCAGTAATAAATTACATCATAGATACTGCGAAGGTTCGTGATTACAGGGTGATGGATCTAAGTCGTGAAATTGTTCAGGTTATTCTAAATGAAGTTCTGATTATCAATACCTCCAGCACGACTGACCCGAAGGTGGACGCGTTTCAAAAAGAGCACAGCCATGCCGGCGAACTGATAGCGGAAATACGGGCGCTGTCAAAAGGAGAGAAAATAGATGCAATCCTGCGGCGTATGGAAACCGCGGAAAAGAAACTTGCTGCAGTCGATAAGGCGTTTATAGAGACTAATAAGATAATTGCCAATCATAAAAACCATATTCTCCAGGAAGTTTCTACTGTTGCTGAGGCTGTACTGAAAATTCTTGGCTCCATCAATGAAAAAGAGACAGAGCTGGCCATGGAGGGTGATTTACTGTTACCGGCCACTATGGTTCTACGTGATGAAGTTAAAAATGTATTGAATACAGTTAATGAGAGAACTATTGCCATTCAGAGCCTTTTCCTGGTCAATGACGGAAAGAAATTTAAAGAAGATATCAGGAAGTCACGCGAAAAAACCACAAGATTTTCAAAAAATGTTGAAACAGTCATTTCGGCAAAAATAAACGCGGATTATCAAAAGATATGGACGCAGATAGTGGAATCTTTTAAAAAAATAAAAAAGATGGAGGATGCTGTTTTTGTAGAATGGCAGAAGAATCAGGCGCTTAACGGTGATCTGCTTACCATAAGCAGTGAAGCGCAACAGGCGGCACAGGGGATTTTGACCCTCGTGAAAGGAAATATTGCAGAGAATACAAAAACGGCAAATTTTACAGTTCTTGTGACTGTTTTTGCGGTACTCGTCTTGCTGGTTGGTCTGAGTATTGTCATTGTGAGAACGACAATTGGTCCAATTAAGAATGTCGTCTCCAGATTGAAGGAAATCGCGGAAGGTGATGGTGATCTGACCAAAAGACTTGATGCTGTCAGCCGGGACGAGCTTGGCGCCCTTGCAACCGCATTTAATACTTTTGTCGAAAAAATTCAAAAAACCATCACAGATGTTACCGGAACTGCAGCAAGGCTGCATCAGTCTTCAGGTACCTTGACTACTATCGCGGGTCAACTGGCACAGGGAGTAGAGCAGACTTCCGGCAAGGCGGAAACAGTAGCGGTTGCCAGTGAGGAAGTCAGTGCCAATATGGGATCAGTGGCCGCTGCCATGGAAGAGGCCTCAACAAATGTTTCCCTTGTGGCAACAGCAACCGATGAAATGACGACATCCATCAATGAAATTGCAAAAAATACTGAAAGTGCAAACAGTATTACAAATGAAGCTGTTACGCAGACAGCCGCATGTTCTGAGCAGGTTTTAACCCTGGGAGACGCTGCCGACGAAATCGGTAATGTACTTGAAACAATTACAGAAATTTCCGAACAGGTCAATCTTCTGGCATTAAATGCAACAATTGAAGCTGCAAGGGCGGGAGAGGCTGGCAAGGGATTTGCTGTTGTAGCCAACGAAATCAAAGAGCTTGCCAAGCAGACTTCAGATGCCACCATGGAGATTAAGACAAAGGTTGAGGGTATTCAGCAGTCAACCCAGGGGACAGTTAAAGGTATTGAATCTATTTCTTCAACTATTAACCGTGTCCATGAAATAGTTGCCGTGATTTCAACTTCAGTGGAGGAACAACTGGCCACTACCAATGAAATTTCAGAAAATATTTCCCAGGCATCAACCGGCATCGTGGAAGTAAATGAGAATGTTGCCCAGAGTGCAACTGTAGTGTCATCGATCGCCAGTGACATTGGTGAGGTGAATGTCGCAGCACATAAAATGGCCGATAACAGTGATGAAGTGAATAAAAACGGCAGAGATATGCGTAAGCTGGCAGAGGAGCTCAATGACCTTGTAACAACATTCAAGGTGTAA
- a CDS encoding Rossmann-fold NAD(P)-binding domain-containing protein: protein MKKIWILGGGRFGRLALKHTARHLPRAEITVIDKSEKLEKFSGVEAVRGDGVSWLVQHLSRDSDVDLIIPAIPVHVVAGWLKLVATRKYKVSSATVPESFVAELPNVMVGGDSTVYVSHADFLCPDNCGEPEKFCTVTGKPRSEDMFSLLESAGALVIRSHQLYPGVGGIYPKDLWVLYDRIAGLPAEPILVATACRCHGVVDGLLFIPRT from the coding sequence ATGAAAAAAATATGGATCTTGGGGGGTGGTAGATTTGGTCGTCTAGCCCTCAAGCATACTGCACGTCACCTTCCCCGGGCAGAAATAACGGTCATTGATAAAAGCGAGAAGCTGGAAAAGTTTTCCGGTGTTGAGGCTGTTCGCGGGGATGGGGTCAGCTGGCTTGTTCAGCACCTGAGCAGGGACAGTGATGTTGACCTGATTATTCCGGCCATTCCCGTTCATGTGGTGGCCGGGTGGCTGAAACTGGTGGCAACCAGAAAATATAAGGTCTCTTCTGCAACAGTCCCGGAATCGTTTGTGGCAGAATTACCCAATGTAATGGTGGGTGGTGACAGCACCGTTTATGTCAGTCATGCTGATTTTCTTTGCCCGGACAACTGTGGAGAGCCTGAAAAGTTCTGCACTGTGACGGGAAAACCGAGAAGTGAAGATATGTTTAGTCTCCTGGAGAGTGCAGGGGCCCTGGTTATACGGAGCCATCAGCTCTATCCGGGGGTGGGTGGGATTTATCCGAAAGATTTATGGGTCCTTTATGACAGGATTGCTGGATTACCGGCAGAACCGATCCTTGTCGCTACCGCCTGCAGATGTCATGGGGTGGTGGACGGCTTACTTTTTATCCCCCGTACCTGA
- a CDS encoding PaaI family thioesterase produces the protein MKNNQSSSSMELSTGPHHVKLDSWLSCAPFEELLHMKIEQISNGKAVLSMPFFHHFSQGAGLLHGGALTGLADTAVAMACKSLLPPGTHFATLSLNSTFLAAVRQGRVTAHATVTREGERILRGEAVVMDEKKREVMRFNSLFKIARRQKSQTGQ, from the coding sequence ATGAAAAACAATCAATCCAGCTCCAGCATGGAACTTTCTACCGGCCCTCACCATGTAAAACTTGACAGCTGGTTGAGCTGCGCACCTTTCGAAGAACTTCTTCACATGAAAATTGAACAGATCAGTAATGGCAAAGCAGTACTCTCCATGCCCTTTTTCCACCACTTTTCCCAAGGGGCCGGACTGCTCCACGGCGGGGCACTGACCGGTCTTGCTGATACTGCCGTGGCCATGGCCTGCAAATCTCTTTTGCCACCGGGAACCCATTTTGCGACGCTCTCGCTCAATTCCACTTTCCTTGCCGCAGTCAGGCAGGGCCGGGTCACGGCCCATGCAACCGTTACCAGGGAAGGAGAGAGGATCCTGCGGGGAGAAGCCGTGGTAATGGATGAAAAGAAACGTGAAGTTATGCGTTTCAACTCCCTGTTCAAAATAGCCCGCAGACAGAAATCCCAAACAGGGCAGTAG
- a CDS encoding tetratricopeptide repeat protein, whose product MKHRFSAGILVVVLATFSLAAISTADNRSLFTRANEAMGKGEYGTAAELYEKLVQKSGYSADVLFNLAVSYEHSGQPGKAILNYERALRLDPSDSDIKGNLHLLRKKNGLYAREFSWSEKFFQLLNMDQWLLTSLVFLVIFTLLQLATLRLPCPLH is encoded by the coding sequence ATGAAACACCGATTTTCAGCTGGAATACTTGTTGTTGTCCTTGCAACATTCTCCCTTGCTGCCATTTCAACAGCGGACAACAGGAGTCTTTTTACCAGGGCCAATGAGGCCATGGGAAAAGGTGAATATGGAACTGCTGCTGAACTATATGAAAAACTGGTCCAGAAATCGGGTTACAGTGCTGATGTTCTCTTTAACCTGGCAGTCAGTTATGAGCATTCGGGACAACCTGGTAAAGCCATCCTCAATTATGAGCGTGCTCTCCGCCTGGATCCTTCCGATTCGGATATCAAAGGTAACCTGCATTTGCTCAGAAAGAAAAACGGTCTCTATGCGAGAGAATTTTCCTGGTCTGAAAAATTTTTCCAATTACTGAATATGGACCAGTGGCTCCTCACCAGCCTGGTTTTCCTGGTCATCTTTACCCTGCTGCAGCTTGCCACCCTGCGACTCCCCTGTCCACTGCACTGA
- a CDS encoding BatD family protein, translated as MHLGKLIIFLQLTVLLAIVPTPVFAKITAKAFLDSNTFPVTGAARLTVTVNGARSADIDLPEVKGVRFHSRGQSSQISIINGSYTSSITNTYLVEPLSPGQYSIPPISVTAGNTTVHTNRLEFEVTASTGTASPSSSPSSMQQQVAFIRLTPPGRHYTGEIIPIEIEVCFNSEYRININSLPVLHGDGVVMAPLDDKPERHRENIGGKTYNVLSWNAAVTGIKAGKHFISFSLDATQMLPGTRRPMASFGDIFNDPFFNNFFGGMEEKPIKVSSKRVNLEIIDLPEKGKPEIFTGAIGNFEMGVTAAPLKAEVGEPITLTIEIKGNGNFDRVEPPVFPKNSDWKTYTPTTDFISGEDALSGKKRYELAIVAKNSGIKEIPSLSFCFFNPEKQQYETVTSPPLAVNIAPPPDRPITSQPVEKKPGQPTKSKKKKVGMSLLHLEKGTFHQTIEPLYKKLWFIVVGGCCIILLFMVAILRIIQQNRKNNPQRQKKKENRERFSRNFKKLEQARKDEDDILFLSLCRQTIQEQLGPTWGIAPSALTLADIQKRINRTSPLTEIFAVAEEAGYGGKGISSQQMDEYLEQLRHELEDLL; from the coding sequence ATGCACTTGGGAAAACTGATCATTTTTTTACAACTGACGGTTCTGCTGGCAATTGTGCCCACCCCTGTATTTGCCAAAATTACGGCAAAAGCGTTTCTTGACAGCAATACTTTTCCCGTCACCGGGGCAGCACGTCTGACTGTCACCGTAAACGGCGCCCGTTCCGCTGATATAGACCTGCCCGAGGTCAAGGGAGTACGCTTCCACAGTCGAGGACAGTCCTCACAAATCAGTATAATCAATGGCAGCTACACCTCCTCCATCACCAACACCTACCTGGTGGAACCGCTCAGCCCTGGACAATACAGCATACCGCCGATTTCCGTCACCGCCGGAAATACGACTGTCCACACAAACCGGCTCGAATTTGAAGTGACAGCGAGTACCGGTACTGCTTCGCCATCTTCCTCTCCGTCATCCATGCAGCAGCAGGTTGCCTTCATCCGGCTGACACCTCCGGGCAGGCACTATACCGGTGAAATCATACCAATTGAAATAGAAGTCTGCTTTAACAGCGAGTATCGAATAAATATCAACTCCCTGCCTGTCCTTCATGGTGATGGGGTCGTCATGGCACCCCTGGACGATAAACCTGAAAGACACCGTGAAAATATCGGCGGAAAAACCTATAACGTCCTCAGTTGGAACGCGGCTGTCACAGGGATCAAGGCCGGTAAACATTTCATCAGCTTTTCTCTTGATGCGACACAGATGCTTCCCGGAACACGTCGTCCCATGGCTTCCTTTGGAGATATTTTCAATGACCCGTTTTTCAACAATTTTTTCGGAGGAATGGAGGAAAAGCCCATCAAGGTCAGCAGTAAAAGAGTTAATCTTGAGATCATCGATCTTCCCGAGAAAGGTAAACCGGAAATTTTCACTGGGGCTATCGGTAATTTTGAGATGGGTGTCACTGCTGCCCCCTTGAAGGCTGAAGTGGGAGAACCCATTACACTCACCATTGAAATCAAGGGAAATGGGAATTTTGACAGAGTGGAACCTCCTGTTTTTCCCAAAAACTCTGACTGGAAAACCTATACCCCCACCACTGATTTTATTTCGGGAGAGGACGCGTTGTCCGGAAAAAAAAGATACGAGCTGGCCATCGTTGCCAAAAACAGTGGTATCAAGGAAATTCCCTCACTTTCTTTCTGCTTTTTCAATCCGGAAAAGCAACAGTATGAAACCGTCACCAGTCCTCCCCTGGCTGTGAATATAGCCCCTCCTCCCGACAGGCCGATAACATCACAACCAGTAGAAAAAAAACCTGGCCAACCAACAAAATCGAAAAAGAAAAAAGTCGGGATGTCTCTTCTTCACCTGGAAAAAGGTACGTTTCACCAGACTATTGAACCACTCTACAAAAAACTCTGGTTCATTGTCGTTGGTGGGTGTTGCATTATCCTGCTTTTCATGGTTGCGATCTTGCGAATCATTCAGCAGAATAGAAAAAACAACCCCCAACGACAGAAAAAGAAAGAAAATCGTGAACGGTTCTCACGCAATTTCAAGAAACTGGAACAAGCCCGGAAAGATGAGGATGACATCCTCTTTCTTTCCCTCTGCCGCCAGACTATACAGGAGCAACTGGGCCCCACCTGGGGAATAGCTCCATCTGCGCTGACCCTGGCTGATATTCAAAAAAGAATAAACCGGACAAGCCCGTTGACAGAAATATTTGCAGTAGCAGAAGAAGCCGGTTATGGAGGAAAGGGCATCAGTAGCCAACAAATGGATGAGTATCTTGAGCAACTCCGGCATGAACTGGAGGACCTGCTATGA